In the genome of Cystobacter ferrugineus, one region contains:
- a CDS encoding DUF1254 domain-containing protein, whose protein sequence is MNQFHHIRAFPTAAFREVVRPNFDTLYSSAWLDLTQEPMIVSAPNTGGRYYLLPMLDMWSDVFAVPGKRTSGTRAGSWAVVPKGWTGTLPEGVERIEAPTPYVWLIGRTQTNGPKDYEAVHEVQNGYTITPLSQWGKKAGPPARFVADPSIDMKTPPLVQVDTLPAAKYFSYGAELMKQNPPHLTDWSQLARLKRIGIEPGKSFSFENATPEVRAALERATVDGLELMQEKAPTLARIVNGWQMNTETMGVYGNDYLKRAIVARIGLGANQPEDAIYPRCVSDAHGNPLTGENKYVLHFSKEELPPVEAFWSVTMYDAQGFPVDNELNRYAIGDRDALKLNADGSLDIYIQAGSPGADKESNWLPSPARGPLGVTMRLYAPEAQALDGRWAPPPVRKVK, encoded by the coding sequence ATGAACCAGTTCCATCACATCCGGGCCTTTCCCACCGCCGCGTTCCGCGAGGTGGTGCGGCCGAACTTCGATACCCTCTACTCGAGTGCCTGGCTCGACCTGACCCAGGAGCCCATGATCGTCTCCGCGCCCAACACGGGCGGGCGTTACTACCTGCTGCCCATGCTCGACATGTGGTCGGACGTCTTCGCGGTCCCCGGCAAGCGCACGAGTGGCACGCGCGCCGGTTCCTGGGCCGTGGTTCCCAAGGGCTGGACCGGCACACTGCCCGAGGGCGTCGAGCGCATCGAGGCGCCGACCCCCTACGTCTGGCTCATCGGCCGCACGCAGACCAACGGCCCGAAGGACTACGAGGCGGTGCACGAGGTGCAGAACGGCTACACGATCACGCCACTCTCGCAGTGGGGCAAGAAGGCCGGGCCACCGGCCAGGTTCGTCGCCGATCCGAGCATCGACATGAAGACGCCGCCGCTCGTCCAGGTGGACACCCTGCCCGCCGCGAAATACTTCAGCTACGGCGCGGAGCTGATGAAACAGAACCCGCCGCACCTCACCGACTGGTCCCAGCTCGCGCGCCTGAAGCGCATCGGCATCGAGCCCGGGAAGAGCTTCTCCTTCGAGAATGCGACGCCCGAGGTCAGGGCGGCGCTCGAGCGCGCCACGGTGGACGGCCTCGAGCTGATGCAGGAGAAGGCGCCCACGCTGGCACGAATCGTCAATGGCTGGCAGATGAACACCGAGACGATGGGCGTCTACGGCAACGACTACCTGAAGCGGGCCATCGTGGCCCGGATCGGGCTCGGCGCGAACCAGCCCGAAGACGCGATCTATCCGCGCTGCGTGAGCGACGCCCACGGCAACCCGCTGACCGGCGAGAACAAGTACGTGCTGCACTTCTCGAAGGAGGAGCTGCCACCGGTGGAGGCTTTCTGGTCGGTCACGATGTACGACGCTCAGGGATTCCCGGTCGACAACGAGCTGAACCGCTACGCCATCGGCGATCGTGACGCGCTGAAGCTCAACGCCGACGGCTCTCTGGACATCTACATCCAGGCCGGCTCGCCCGGCGCGGACAAGGAGTCGAACTGGCTGCCGTCCCCGGCCCGTGGCCCGCTCGGCGTCACCATGCGGCTGTACGCGCCGGAGGCCCAGGCGCTGGACGGCCGCTGGGCACCTCCGCCGGTCCGGAAGGTGAAGTAG
- a CDS encoding sulfite exporter TauE/SafE family protein produces the protein MTLLLLIAAGVFAGTMGSLLGVGGGVILVPALVLGFKVPLEDAVPASLMCVVASSCGASASYVERRLSDIRLGLTLELATVTGAIVGGLVASLVAPAWVALVFGLFALYVSAQMLLARAAVEQGLGDYEPTNYPLGISGSFVAGGLSALLGVGGGPLKVPLMNHGMRVPFKVASATSNLMIGVTGAASVAAYAWRGHVNLALVAPLVVGVLAGASVGSRLMPRLPTAVLRRMFACVLLLVAAQMLWKGVEGIWTSVAR, from the coding sequence ATGACGCTTCTCCTGTTGATCGCAGCGGGTGTGTTCGCGGGCACCATGGGTTCACTCCTGGGGGTCGGAGGAGGTGTCATCCTGGTTCCAGCGCTCGTCCTGGGGTTCAAGGTGCCGCTGGAGGACGCGGTGCCGGCGAGCCTGATGTGCGTGGTGGCCAGCTCCTGTGGCGCGTCGGCGAGCTATGTGGAGCGGCGGTTGAGTGACATCCGCCTGGGGCTGACGCTGGAGCTGGCCACGGTGACGGGTGCCATCGTCGGCGGGCTGGTGGCGAGCCTGGTGGCCCCCGCCTGGGTCGCCCTGGTGTTCGGCCTCTTCGCGCTCTACGTGTCGGCGCAGATGCTGCTGGCGCGCGCGGCGGTGGAGCAGGGGCTCGGGGACTACGAGCCCACCAACTATCCGCTGGGCATCTCCGGCTCGTTCGTGGCCGGTGGCCTGTCGGCGCTGCTGGGGGTGGGCGGCGGTCCGCTCAAGGTGCCGCTGATGAACCACGGCATGCGCGTGCCCTTCAAGGTGGCCAGCGCCACGAGCAACCTGATGATTGGCGTGACGGGGGCCGCGAGCGTGGCCGCCTACGCCTGGCGCGGCCACGTGAACCTCGCGCTGGTGGCGCCGCTGGTGGTGGGGGTGCTGGCGGGGGCCTCGGTGGGCAGCCGGCTCATGCCGCGCCTGCCCACGGCCGTGCTGCGCCGGATGTTCGCCTGTGTGCTGCTGCTGGTGGCGGCACAGATGCTGTGGAAGGGAGTGGAGGGGATATGGACGAGCGTGGCGAGATGA
- a CDS encoding zinc dependent phospholipase C family protein, with product MPSLLLHLTAIERLAANPGELPEDFIRALSEDLAYARFGAALPDLPLCEGLVGGLAANFSGRDWPPFARLFHERAPVAMGLKMAELVAAGALVGTEAGLAILAGYFTHLCLDRALHPRVDELVLRHRRRGEHALVAHRQIEWTQTLFYLRELHGADLMGSPRLRSRFQVTKSAGMPLKGIGRGIYELVRLASQETLQQAPTKAELDGWVRGLYLGGLYLSSPLGRMRALPAWSQLSFQELYRNDSFDFAAEVERAVEQSRVVLRRLLAFMARGIFTPRARARFLAEFPEGNIGARAA from the coding sequence ATGCCTTCGTTGTTGCTCCACCTCACGGCCATCGAGCGGCTGGCCGCCAACCCCGGCGAGCTGCCCGAGGACTTCATCCGCGCGCTCTCCGAGGATCTGGCCTACGCGCGCTTTGGCGCCGCCCTGCCGGACCTGCCCCTGTGCGAGGGGCTCGTCGGAGGGCTCGCCGCCAACTTCTCCGGACGCGACTGGCCCCCCTTCGCGCGCCTGTTCCACGAGCGTGCCCCGGTGGCCATGGGCCTGAAGATGGCCGAGCTGGTGGCCGCCGGCGCGCTGGTGGGCACCGAGGCCGGGCTCGCGATCCTGGCCGGCTACTTCACCCACCTGTGCCTGGATCGCGCGCTCCACCCGCGGGTGGACGAGCTGGTGCTGCGCCACCGGCGCCGGGGCGAGCATGCGCTGGTCGCCCACCGGCAGATCGAGTGGACCCAGACGCTCTTCTACCTGCGCGAGCTGCATGGAGCGGACCTCATGGGCAGTCCGCGCCTGCGCTCGCGCTTCCAGGTCACCAAGAGCGCGGGCATGCCGCTCAAGGGCATCGGCCGGGGCATCTACGAGCTGGTGCGGCTCGCCTCCCAGGAGACGCTGCAACAGGCACCCACCAAGGCCGAGCTGGACGGGTGGGTGCGCGGCCTGTACCTGGGCGGGCTCTACCTCTCCAGTCCCCTGGGCCGCATGCGCGCCCTGCCGGCCTGGTCCCAGTTGAGCTTCCAGGAGCTCTACCGCAACGACTCCTTCGACTTCGCCGCCGAGGTGGAGCGCGCCGTGGAGCAGTCGCGCGTGGTGCTGCGGCGGCTGCTGGCCTTCATGGCCCGGGGCATTTTCACTCCCCGTGCTCGCGCGCGCTTCCTGGCCGAGTTTCCAGAAGGAAACATCGGCGCGCGCGCCGCCTAG
- a CDS encoding DUF6184 family natural product biosynthesis lipoprotein → MNLNNKWLWMLGVVGLMGCGVSSQSDAVTVAARNSCAAYESCEQIGSGKKYANEDDCMTREKAFWNNLWSVEACDEHINSENFDFCQDSIKVLSCGSLLDQAVLVGDKCSRNKVCSGNP, encoded by the coding sequence ATGAACCTGAACAACAAGTGGCTGTGGATGTTGGGAGTGGTGGGCCTGATGGGCTGCGGCGTGAGTTCCCAGTCCGATGCCGTGACCGTGGCGGCTCGGAACTCCTGCGCGGCCTACGAGAGCTGTGAGCAAATTGGCAGCGGCAAGAAGTACGCGAACGAGGACGACTGCATGACGAGGGAGAAGGCCTTCTGGAACAACCTTTGGTCGGTGGAGGCCTGTGACGAACACATCAACAGCGAGAACTTCGACTTCTGCCAGGATTCCATCAAGGTTCTGTCGTGTGGCAGCCTCCTCGATCAGGCCGTGCTTGTCGGCGACAAGTGCTCCCGGAACAAGGTCTGCAGCGGCAATCCGTAA
- a CDS encoding NAD(P)H-binding protein translates to MTIQPSHDVSEVILVTGATGNVGRHVVQHLLAAGVPVRATSRRPESVNLPGGVEVVGADLTRPETLPTALAGVHKVFLYAEPRGIDGFVGAARAAGVKHVVLLSSSSVVGAGAETNPIARLHLDVERPLEASGIPWTFIRPGAFATNSLMWVHSIRSDGVVRTPYPEAHSTPIHEEDLAEVAVQALLAPGHENTSYVLGGPESLTQRRQVELIAEAIGRPVRLEVITPARAREEMSRFMPPMGVDTLLRYQALSDGVPQPVQATARDITGRPARTFARWARDHASDFR, encoded by the coding sequence ATGACGATCCAACCTTCTCACGATGTGTCTGAGGTCATCCTGGTCACTGGAGCGACAGGCAATGTCGGCCGGCATGTCGTCCAGCATTTGCTCGCCGCCGGGGTCCCGGTCCGGGCGACCAGCCGACGGCCCGAGTCGGTGAACCTGCCCGGCGGAGTGGAGGTCGTCGGCGCCGACCTCACCCGACCCGAGACGCTGCCCACCGCATTGGCCGGAGTGCACAAGGTCTTCCTCTATGCCGAGCCGCGGGGTATCGACGGTTTCGTCGGCGCGGCCAGGGCTGCCGGGGTGAAGCACGTGGTGTTGCTGTCCTCGAGTTCCGTCGTGGGGGCTGGCGCGGAGACGAACCCGATTGCCCGGCTCCACCTCGATGTGGAGCGCCCGCTCGAGGCGTCCGGGATTCCCTGGACGTTCATCCGGCCCGGGGCTTTCGCCACGAACTCGCTGATGTGGGTGCACTCGATTCGCTCCGACGGCGTCGTCCGGACGCCCTACCCCGAAGCACACAGCACACCGATTCACGAGGAGGACCTCGCAGAAGTCGCGGTGCAGGCGCTGCTCGCTCCCGGACACGAGAACACGAGCTACGTCCTCGGTGGGCCGGAGTCGCTGACCCAACGGCGCCAGGTGGAACTCATCGCAGAGGCAATCGGTCGCCCGGTGCGGTTGGAGGTCATCACGCCCGCTCGAGCTCGCGAAGAGATGAGCCGCTTCATGCCGCCAATGGGCGTGGACACGCTGCTGCGGTACCAGGCCCTGTCCGACGGAGTCCCCCAGCCCGTGCAGGCCACCGCACGCGATATCACGGGGCGGCCAGCGCGCACATTCGCCAGGTGGGCCCGGGACCATGCCAGCGACTTCCGCTAG
- a CDS encoding GyrI-like domain-containing protein → MQKVDLKRELKHLYRPSAKEVVQVVVPTFQFLMIDGEGDPNTSKEYAEAVEALFSVSYTAKFMVKNGTQGIDYAVMPLEGLWWSDDMSAFITNDRSKWKWTMMIMQPHFVEVAVIQEAIAEVKRKKALSAVSELRMENFTEGLCAQTLHVGPFNEEGPTIQRVHGFIDARSALAGKHHEVYLSDIRRADPCKWRTIIRQPMK, encoded by the coding sequence GTGCAGAAAGTTGATCTGAAACGAGAACTGAAGCACCTCTACCGACCATCCGCGAAGGAAGTGGTTCAGGTCGTAGTGCCGACCTTTCAGTTCCTCATGATCGACGGCGAGGGCGATCCCAACACGTCAAAAGAGTATGCAGAGGCAGTAGAAGCGCTGTTCTCCGTTTCCTATACGGCCAAGTTCATGGTGAAGAACGGGACGCAAGGAATCGACTATGCAGTCATGCCTCTCGAAGGCCTCTGGTGGTCTGACGATATGTCCGCCTTCATCACCAACGATAGGTCGAAGTGGAAATGGACGATGATGATCATGCAGCCCCATTTCGTGGAGGTGGCCGTGATTCAAGAGGCCATTGCCGAGGTGAAACGAAAGAAGGCGCTTTCCGCGGTGAGTGAACTCAGGATGGAGAATTTCACCGAAGGATTGTGCGCTCAGACACTTCACGTCGGTCCTTTCAATGAAGAAGGCCCAACCATTCAGCGAGTCCATGGTTTCATCGACGCGCGCTCCGCTCTTGCCGGGAAGCACCACGAAGTGTATCTGAGCGACATACGACGCGCTGATCCGTGCAAGTGGAGAACCATCATCCGCCAACCCATGAAATGA
- a CDS encoding substrate-binding domain-containing protein: MRRHGLDAEAARDAVQEPLLRLLEHGFLEWLDPEKGRLRGYLLTAARNHGEGPRVLPSLPRGGGGAGVTSGRTGWFTPTPRNPRMSPTAPLSARRTAGLLAALLLAAPGCKRDQPEAPGATAPAKVPSGGKIALLLPESKTARYESHDRPHFERRVKELCADCEVLYSNADQSVAKQQDQAEAALVNGARVLVLDPVDSASAAAIVARARQSKVAVLSYERLILNADVDYYISFDNEQVGRLQGQALVDKLKADGKTQGTLVMLHGAPTDDSSRYYKSGAHSIIDGSGFTVGAEYDTPDWSPDKAQQEMEQAITRLGKDKIIGVYSANDGMASGAIAAMKAAGIDPLPPVTGQDAELTAVQRILTGEQYMTVYLAIKLEAGIAAEVAVKLLRGEKPPAELINGKVNNGTKDVPSILLTPVAVTKENVKSTVLADKFWTAAQLCEGAYASACASAQLTP, encoded by the coding sequence ATGCGCCGCCATGGCCTGGACGCCGAGGCCGCGCGCGACGCGGTGCAGGAACCGCTCCTGCGACTGTTGGAGCACGGCTTCCTCGAGTGGCTCGACCCCGAGAAGGGCAGGCTGCGCGGCTACCTGCTGACGGCGGCGCGCAACCATGGTGAAGGGCCGCGAGTTCTGCCCTCACTGCCTCGCGGAGGTGGTGGCGCGGGTGTAACCTCCGGGCGGACCGGCTGGTTTACCCCCACTCCAAGAAACCCACGCATGAGCCCCACCGCCCCCCTGTCCGCCCGCCGCACCGCGGGCCTGCTCGCCGCACTGCTGCTCGCGGCTCCCGGATGCAAGCGCGATCAACCCGAGGCTCCAGGCGCCACGGCCCCGGCCAAGGTCCCCTCGGGCGGGAAGATCGCCCTGTTGCTGCCGGAGTCCAAGACGGCGCGCTACGAGAGCCATGACCGGCCGCACTTCGAGCGCCGCGTGAAGGAACTGTGCGCGGACTGCGAGGTGCTCTACAGCAACGCCGACCAGAGCGTCGCCAAGCAGCAGGACCAGGCCGAAGCCGCCCTGGTCAACGGCGCCAGGGTGCTCGTGCTGGATCCCGTGGACTCGGCCTCCGCGGCGGCCATCGTCGCGCGCGCCCGCCAGTCGAAGGTGGCGGTGCTCAGCTACGAGCGCCTCATCCTCAACGCGGACGTGGACTACTACATCTCCTTCGACAACGAGCAGGTGGGCAGGCTGCAGGGCCAGGCCCTGGTGGACAAGCTCAAGGCGGACGGCAAGACGCAGGGCACCCTCGTGATGCTCCACGGCGCGCCCACCGACGACAGCTCCCGGTACTACAAGTCCGGCGCCCACAGCATCATCGATGGCAGCGGCTTCACGGTGGGCGCCGAGTACGACACCCCGGACTGGAGCCCCGACAAGGCCCAGCAGGAGATGGAGCAGGCCATCACCCGGCTCGGCAAGGACAAGATCATCGGCGTGTACTCGGCCAACGACGGCATGGCCAGTGGCGCCATCGCGGCGATGAAGGCCGCGGGCATCGACCCCCTGCCTCCCGTGACGGGCCAGGACGCGGAGCTGACGGCCGTCCAGCGCATCCTCACGGGCGAGCAGTACATGACGGTCTACCTGGCCATCAAGCTCGAGGCGGGGATCGCCGCCGAGGTGGCCGTGAAGCTGCTGCGCGGCGAGAAGCCGCCGGCCGAGCTCATCAACGGCAAGGTGAACAACGGCACCAAGGACGTGCCCTCCATCCTGCTGACTCCCGTGGCCGTCACCAAGGAGAACGTGAAGAGCACGGTGCTCGCCGACAAGTTCTGGACGGCCGCGCAGCTTTGCGAGGGCGCGTACGCGAGCGCCTGCGCCAGCGCGCAGCTCACCCCCTGA
- a CDS encoding leucyl aminopeptidase, producing MNFSFFSGELARASGEMLVIPLFEGETGEGSPGLLAQAHAALEARLLPAATQEGFKGKSEQTFVMHTLGKLEAERVLLLGLGARARFTPEVLRLTAGRAAKTAQRLKVRSLVFALPGGLDASATVRAAVEGLELGAYRFETYKSSAREEKNAPRLTTVKLALAEGEKTKELEQTVALAQRVAEATNWARDLINEPPNVINPERLARAAQEMARQSGLKASVGGRKEIERLKMGMFLAVARGSVNEPQLIHIEYTPKNARHAKQAPVALVGKAITFDSGGLSLKPTDSMVDMKTDMAGSAAVLGAMKVIAAMKPPFPVHAFIGACENMPSGTSYRPSDVLVSRSGKTVEVTNTDAEGRLVLGDIITWATEHKPAALIDLATLTGACMVALGHYLTGAFGDHDATVNEVLESARAAGEEMWRMPVTELQKDALRSEIADMKNSGERWGGATNAALFLKEFVGDTPWVHLDIAGPSVSPKERGYNGKGATGVGVRTLVEFVRRRAAQLEGSEATEAASAPTAPAPKARPARGGRARS from the coding sequence ATGAATTTCAGTTTCTTCTCCGGCGAACTCGCCCGCGCGAGCGGTGAGATGCTCGTGATTCCCCTCTTCGAAGGCGAGACCGGGGAAGGCTCGCCCGGACTGCTCGCCCAGGCCCATGCGGCGCTGGAGGCGCGGCTGCTGCCGGCCGCCACCCAGGAGGGCTTCAAGGGCAAGAGTGAGCAGACCTTCGTGATGCACACCCTCGGCAAGCTCGAGGCGGAGCGCGTGCTGCTGCTCGGCCTGGGGGCCCGTGCCCGCTTCACCCCCGAGGTGTTGCGCCTGACGGCGGGCCGCGCCGCGAAGACGGCCCAGCGGCTCAAGGTGCGCTCGCTGGTGTTCGCGCTGCCCGGCGGGCTGGACGCCTCGGCCACCGTGCGCGCCGCGGTGGAGGGCCTGGAGCTGGGCGCCTACCGCTTCGAGACCTACAAGTCCTCGGCCCGCGAGGAGAAGAACGCGCCCCGGCTCACCACGGTGAAGCTGGCGCTCGCCGAGGGGGAGAAGACGAAGGAGCTCGAGCAGACGGTGGCGCTCGCGCAGCGCGTGGCCGAGGCCACCAACTGGGCGAGGGATCTCATCAACGAGCCGCCCAACGTCATCAACCCCGAGCGGCTGGCCCGCGCGGCGCAGGAGATGGCGCGCCAGAGCGGCCTCAAGGCGAGCGTGGGGGGGCGCAAGGAGATCGAGCGGTTGAAGATGGGGATGTTCCTCGCGGTGGCCCGGGGCAGCGTGAACGAGCCCCAGCTCATCCACATCGAGTACACGCCGAAGAACGCCCGGCACGCGAAGCAGGCCCCCGTGGCGCTGGTGGGCAAGGCCATCACCTTCGACTCCGGCGGCCTGTCGCTCAAGCCCACCGACTCCATGGTGGACATGAAGACGGACATGGCCGGCTCGGCCGCGGTGCTCGGGGCCATGAAGGTCATCGCCGCGATGAAGCCGCCCTTCCCCGTGCATGCCTTCATCGGCGCGTGCGAGAACATGCCGTCCGGCACCTCCTACCGGCCGAGCGACGTGCTCGTGTCGCGCTCGGGCAAGACGGTGGAGGTGACGAACACGGACGCCGAGGGCCGCCTGGTGCTCGGCGACATCATCACCTGGGCCACCGAGCACAAGCCCGCGGCGCTCATCGATCTGGCCACGCTCACCGGCGCGTGCATGGTGGCGCTCGGCCACTACCTCACGGGCGCGTTCGGCGACCACGACGCGACGGTGAACGAGGTGCTGGAGTCGGCGCGCGCGGCGGGCGAGGAGATGTGGCGCATGCCGGTGACGGAGCTGCAGAAGGACGCGCTGCGCTCGGAGATCGCCGACATGAAGAACTCGGGCGAGCGCTGGGGCGGCGCAACCAACGCGGCGCTCTTCCTCAAGGAGTTCGTCGGGGACACGCCGTGGGTGCACCTGGACATCGCGGGCCCCTCCGTCAGCCCCAAGGAGCGCGGCTACAACGGCAAGGGCGCCACGGGCGTGGGTGTGCGCACGCTCGTGGAGTTCGTGCGGCGCCGCGCCGCGCAGCTCGAGGGCAGCGAGGCCACGGAGGCGGCGAGCGCCCCCACGGCCCCCGCGCCCAAGGCCAGGCCCGCGCGCGGCGGGCGCGCCCGGAGCTGA
- a CDS encoding DUF2087 domain-containing protein, translating into MSRLALPFEVADLSAFARSLRDQLEHKPSHVEMLNLLCRAAGFRNYQHFRADSEARQRLVAAQEVKPTPDHQLVEKVARHFDAEGRLLRWPAKTPHLKLCLWVLWSRIPSGSVLSEREINDLLNRWHVFGDHAVLRRALFEAGLVDRTRDGRKYRRIEQKPPVELGALRARVTTAAA; encoded by the coding sequence ATGTCCCGACTCGCCCTCCCATTCGAGGTCGCCGATCTCTCGGCCTTCGCCCGCTCGCTTCGTGACCAACTCGAGCACAAGCCGAGCCATGTGGAGATGCTCAACCTGCTGTGCCGCGCGGCCGGCTTCCGGAACTACCAGCACTTCCGCGCCGACTCAGAAGCCAGGCAACGCCTGGTCGCAGCCCAGGAAGTGAAGCCCACCCCCGACCATCAGCTCGTCGAGAAGGTCGCTCGGCATTTCGACGCAGAGGGGCGCTTGCTTCGCTGGCCGGCCAAGACGCCCCACCTGAAGCTCTGCCTGTGGGTGCTCTGGTCACGCATCCCGAGCGGCAGCGTGCTCTCCGAACGTGAGATCAACGATCTGTTGAACCGCTGGCATGTGTTCGGCGATCACGCCGTGCTCCGGCGGGCGCTGTTCGAGGCTGGCCTCGTCGACAGAACACGGGACGGCCGCAAGTACCGGCGTATCGAGCAGAAACCGCCGGTCGAGCTCGGTGCGCTGCGGGCCCGTGTGACTACCGCCGCCGCCTAG
- a CDS encoding 3-hydroxybutyrate dehydrogenase has product MGTLTDRCALVTGAASGIGQAIAEALGAQGARVLVSDLDEAGARAVAARIPNAIAQRADVSSREECRALVERAQKEWGRLDILVNNAGLQHVSPVEEFPEDKWELMIRIMLVGPFLLTRYALPLMYARKWGRILNISSLHGVVASPYKSAYISAKHGLMGLTKTVALEAADKGVTVNALCPSYVRTPLVEKQIADQARVNNMSESDVIEKIMLAPAAVKRLLEPSEVAAYATFLCSDAAGGITGAAQMMDCGWTAR; this is encoded by the coding sequence ATGGGAACGTTGACGGACAGGTGCGCGCTCGTGACGGGCGCGGCGAGTGGAATTGGACAGGCGATCGCCGAGGCGCTGGGCGCGCAAGGAGCGCGGGTGCTGGTGTCGGACCTCGACGAGGCGGGGGCGCGCGCGGTGGCCGCGCGCATCCCCAACGCCATCGCGCAGCGGGCCGACGTGTCCTCGCGCGAGGAGTGCCGGGCCCTGGTGGAGCGGGCGCAGAAGGAGTGGGGCCGGCTCGACATCCTGGTGAACAACGCGGGGCTCCAGCACGTGTCCCCCGTGGAGGAGTTCCCCGAGGACAAGTGGGAGCTGATGATCCGCATCATGCTCGTGGGGCCCTTCCTCCTCACCCGCTACGCCCTGCCCCTCATGTACGCGCGCAAGTGGGGCCGCATCCTCAACATCTCCTCGCTGCACGGCGTGGTGGCCTCGCCGTACAAGTCCGCCTACATCTCCGCCAAGCACGGGCTCATGGGGCTGACGAAGACGGTGGCCCTGGAGGCGGCGGACAAGGGCGTGACGGTCAACGCCCTGTGCCCCAGCTACGTGCGCACCCCGCTCGTGGAGAAGCAGATCGCCGATCAGGCCCGCGTCAACAACATGAGCGAGTCGGACGTCATCGAGAAGATCATGCTGGCCCCCGCCGCCGTCAAACGGCTCCTGGAGCCCTCGGAGGTCGCCGCCTACGCGACCTTCCTGTGCTCGGACGCGGCGGGCGGAATCACCGGTGCCGCCCAGATGATGGACTGCGGGTGGACGGCACGATGA
- a CDS encoding serine hydrolase domain-containing protein: MTDSSMGFGVNVDPGEVGLDARRLRRIDTHFSRYVDDGRLAGWQVMVSRRGKVAHLTSHGLADKEAGVPVRTDTLWRIYSMTKPLTSVAAMMLWEEGAFELSDPVSRWLPEFSEPRVYTGGPAAKPVTVPATEPIRVWHLLTHTAGLTYGFHRVHVTDELYRLAEAEMGSADLATRVRGWAKLPLAFQPGAEWNYSVATDVLGRFVEAVSGQSLDTFFSERILGPLGMTDTAFWCPEAQRHRLAALYTRAPGAPGTARIDAIGQEVMRPPVWLSGGGGLVSTTRDYTRFTWMLLRGGELDGVRLLSPRTVRYMTQNHLPGKADLATFGRPLFAETRFDGVGFGLGFAVVDNPVAYRTPTSVGEYHWGGMASTAFWVDPTEQLTVVLMTQLLPSSAYPLRSQLRQLVYQALVD; the protein is encoded by the coding sequence ATGACGGACTCCAGCATGGGCTTTGGCGTCAACGTGGACCCGGGCGAGGTGGGCCTGGACGCGCGGCGGCTGCGGCGCATCGACACGCACTTCAGCCGCTACGTCGACGACGGACGGCTCGCCGGCTGGCAGGTGATGGTTTCGCGCCGCGGCAAGGTCGCGCACCTGACGTCCCACGGGCTCGCCGACAAGGAGGCGGGCGTCCCGGTGCGCACGGACACCCTCTGGCGCATCTACTCCATGACGAAGCCCCTCACCTCCGTCGCGGCGATGATGCTCTGGGAGGAAGGCGCCTTCGAGCTGTCCGATCCCGTCAGCCGCTGGCTGCCCGAGTTCTCCGAGCCGCGCGTCTACACCGGAGGCCCCGCGGCCAAACCCGTCACCGTGCCCGCGACGGAGCCCATCCGCGTGTGGCACCTGCTCACCCATACCGCGGGGCTGACGTACGGCTTCCACCGCGTGCACGTCACCGACGAGCTCTACCGGCTCGCGGAAGCCGAGATGGGCAGCGCCGATCTCGCCACGCGCGTGCGCGGGTGGGCGAAGCTGCCGCTCGCGTTCCAGCCCGGGGCCGAGTGGAACTACTCGGTGGCCACGGACGTGCTCGGCCGGTTCGTCGAAGCCGTCTCCGGCCAGTCGCTCGACACCTTCTTCTCCGAGCGCATCCTCGGGCCGCTGGGAATGACGGACACCGCCTTCTGGTGTCCCGAGGCCCAGCGGCACCGTCTGGCGGCGCTGTACACCCGTGCGCCCGGAGCCCCGGGGACGGCGCGCATCGACGCGATCGGCCAGGAGGTGATGCGTCCCCCGGTGTGGCTGTCGGGCGGAGGCGGTCTGGTGTCGACGACCCGCGACTACACGCGCTTCACCTGGATGCTCCTGCGGGGCGGAGAGCTCGACGGCGTGCGCCTGCTGTCCCCGAGGACCGTGCGCTACATGACCCAGAACCACTTGCCGGGGAAGGCGGACCTCGCCACCTTTGGCCGGCCGCTGTTCGCCGAGACCCGGTTCGATGGGGTCGGCTTCGGGCTCGGCTTCGCCGTGGTCGACAATCCGGTGGCCTACCGCACGCCCACGAGCGTGGGTGAGTACCACTGGGGCGGCATGGCGAGCACCGCGTTCTGGGTCGATCCCACCGAGCAGCTCACCGTGGTCCTCATGACCCAGCTCCTGCCCTCCAGCGCCTATCCCCTGCGCTCACAGCTGCGCCAGCTCGTCTATCAAGCGCTCGTCGACTGA